One genomic window of Micropterus dolomieu isolate WLL.071019.BEF.003 ecotype Adirondacks linkage group LG14, ASM2129224v1, whole genome shotgun sequence includes the following:
- the cdc42ep4b gene encoding cdc42 effector protein 4 — MPILKQLVNNSNQSKRRSRADLTAEMISAPLGDFRHTMHVGRGGDAFGDTSFLCTRSGEPPKEPETKQVSPGPKPGLLSRTFRSSKRSQSVNRGDKYNMMGPTGGSSNFVKNAISLPYLNDEDTNRGHQLPKSVSSSPMKKLTEIESKPVNGAAAMATLDAEFDEHNFGELTDLPPSMPKGGGMRHAESMMSFHIDLGPSMLGDILSVMEKRGCEEDDLGYEEGKGSEGRSSPSFIPHIDDDDVEEQAPERPPRSMYQHKAMVDPYTLEIHTSNNYHNLDSCSVSSSSSATEEKRQYHIHDGDTDSAKYSSPRGEDDRDFTFMDEDDDEIRV, encoded by the coding sequence ATGCCTATTCTCAAACAGTTAGTGAACAACTCTAACCAGTCGAAGCGGCGGTCTCGGGCTGACCTTACCGCAGAGATGATCAGTGCTCCATTGGGGGACTTCCGCCACACCATGCACGTTGGCAGGGGAGGAGATGCCTTTGGGGACACTTCATTTCTTTGTACCCGATCAGGGGAACCTCCCAAGGAGCCGGAAACAAAGCAAGTTTCCCCAGGTCCCAAACCTGGACTGCTGTCCCGCACCTTCAGAAGCAGCAAGCGCTCTCAGTCAGTAAACCGGGGGGACAAATACAATATGATGGGGCCTACTGGGGGTTCATCCAACTTTGTGAAAAACGCCATATCCCTTCCTTACCTAAACGATGAGGATACTAATAGAGGACACCAATTGCCAAAGAGCGTTTCCTCAAGCCCCATGAAGAAGCTGACAGAGATTGAAAGCAAGCCAGTAAATGGTGCAGCAGCAATGGCGACATTGGATGCGGAGTTCGACGAGCATAATTTCGGCGAACTTACAGATTTGCCTCCATCCATGCCTAAGGGAGGCGGAATGAGGCACGCAGAGTCCATGATGTCCTTCCACATTGACTTGGGGCCCTCCATGCTCGGGGATATCCTGAGCGTGATggaaaagagaggctgtgaGGAAGATGACCTTGGTTACGAAGAAGGCAAGGGTAGCGAGGGACGTTCGTCGCCCTCCTTCATTCCCCAcatagatgatgatgatgtggagGAGCAGGCCCCTGAAAGACCACCTCGCAGCATGTACCAGCACAAGGCCATGGTGGATCCCTACACCCTTGAGATACACACCAGCAATAACTACCACAACCTGGATAGCTGCTCTGTTTCCAGCTCTAGCTCAGCCACTGAGGAGAAACGTCAATACCACATCCATGACGGTGATACGGACAGTGCAAAGTACAGTTCGCCTCGTGGGGAGGATGACCGAGATTTCACCTTCatggatgaagatgatgatgagatTCGAGTGTAG